One genomic segment of Pandoraea thiooxydans includes these proteins:
- the dnaN gene encoding DNA polymerase III subunit beta, whose amino-acid sequence MQLVKTQRDNLLRPLQTVSGIVERRHTLPILANLLIRKTGQDISFLSTDLELQITTRADCGAGASDVATTVAARKLLDILRNVPDSEVSLSLSDKRLTVQAGKSRFALQTLAAEDFPTVTEAKDYGASFELPQKTFRQLLAMVHFAMAQQDIRYYLNGMLLVVDGKQIIAVATDGHRLAYCSTASDQELARQEVIIPRKTILELQRLLEDIDDPVKIDVAPSQVKFTFGQVELVSKLVEGKFPDFTRVIPKGYKNSFVIGREELQRALQRAAIVTSDKFKGVRCMLEANLLKITANNAEQEEAQEELEIDYGGDALDIGFNVTYLLDVLSNLKVENIQISFGDANSSALITLPDNNDFKYVVMPMRI is encoded by the coding sequence ATGCAATTGGTCAAAACCCAAAGGGATAACCTGCTGCGGCCACTGCAAACCGTGAGCGGCATCGTCGAACGCCGCCACACCCTGCCGATCCTGGCGAATCTTCTGATTCGCAAGACCGGCCAAGACATATCCTTCCTCTCGACCGACCTCGAATTGCAGATCACCACCCGCGCCGACTGCGGCGCCGGGGCCAGCGACGTCGCCACCACCGTGGCCGCGCGCAAGCTGCTCGACATTCTGCGCAACGTGCCCGACAGCGAAGTCTCGCTGTCGCTGTCCGACAAGCGCCTGACCGTGCAGGCCGGCAAGAGCCGCTTCGCCCTGCAGACGCTCGCCGCCGAAGACTTCCCGACGGTGACCGAGGCCAAGGACTACGGCGCGAGCTTCGAGCTGCCGCAAAAGACCTTCCGCCAGCTGCTGGCGATGGTGCATTTCGCGATGGCCCAGCAAGACATCCGCTACTACCTCAACGGCATGCTGCTGGTGGTCGACGGCAAGCAGATCATCGCCGTGGCCACCGACGGCCACCGCCTGGCCTACTGCAGCACCGCGTCCGACCAGGAACTCGCGCGCCAGGAAGTCATCATCCCGCGCAAGACCATCCTCGAGCTGCAACGCCTGCTCGAAGACATCGACGACCCGGTCAAGATCGACGTCGCGCCCAGCCAGGTCAAATTCACCTTCGGCCAGGTCGAGCTCGTCTCCAAGCTGGTCGAGGGCAAATTCCCCGACTTCACGCGCGTGATTCCCAAGGGCTACAAAAACAGCTTCGTGATCGGCCGTGAAGAACTGCAGCGCGCGCTGCAGCGCGCGGCGATCGTCACCTCCGACAAATTCAAGGGCGTGCGCTGCATGCTCGAGGCCAACCTGCTCAAGATCACCGCCAACAACGCCGAACAGGAAGAAGCGCAGGAAGAACTCGAAATCGACTACGGCGGCGATGCCCTCGACATTGGCTTCAACGTCACCTACCTGCTCGACGTCCTGTCCAACCTGAAAGTCGAAAACATCCAGATCAGCTTCGGCGATGCCAACTCCAGCGCGCTGATCACCCTGCCCGACAACAACGACTTCAAATACGTCGTCATGCCGATGCGCATCTGA
- the dnaA gene encoding chromosomal replication initiator protein DnaA, producing MNEFWQHCATRLEKELTPQQYRTWIKPLAPLEFDEQARTLRIAAPNRFKLDWVKNQFSGRIQDMAAAFWQEPVEVLFVLDPKAGQRGAPAGRPSAPAPAPMSPSAIDAAGLAGELPDVGANEAEMARRAWRVTPQEPRSSENRTEIDAIYERSKLNSALTFDNFVTGKSNQLARAAAIQVANNPGTSYNPLFLYGGVGLGKTHVIHAIGNQLLQEKQNPRIRYIHAEQYVSDVVKAYQRKAFDEFKRYYHSLDLLLIDDIQFFSGKNRTQEEFFYAFEALIANRAQVIITSDTYPKEITGIDDRLISRFDSGLTVAIEPPELEMRVAILIKKAQAEGVALSEDVAFFVGKHLRSNVRELEGALRKILAYSKFHGREITIELTKEALKDLLTVQNRQISVENIQKTVADFYNIKVADMYSKKRPANIARPRQIAMYLAKELTQKSLPEIGELFGGRDHTTVLHAVRKMAEARGKDAQLNHELHVLEQTLKG from the coding sequence ATGAACGAATTCTGGCAACACTGCGCGACGCGTCTGGAAAAAGAACTGACGCCGCAGCAATATCGGACCTGGATCAAGCCGCTGGCGCCGCTCGAGTTCGACGAGCAGGCGCGCACGCTGCGTATTGCCGCGCCGAATCGTTTCAAGCTGGATTGGGTCAAGAATCAATTCTCCGGCCGCATCCAGGACATGGCCGCGGCTTTCTGGCAGGAGCCGGTCGAAGTGCTGTTCGTGCTCGACCCCAAGGCCGGGCAGCGGGGTGCGCCGGCCGGCCGGCCCAGCGCGCCGGCGCCGGCACCCATGAGCCCGTCGGCCATCGACGCCGCCGGACTCGCCGGCGAGTTGCCCGACGTGGGCGCCAACGAAGCCGAAATGGCGCGCCGCGCCTGGCGTGTAACGCCCCAGGAACCGCGTTCGTCGGAAAATCGTACCGAAATCGACGCAATCTACGAGCGTTCCAAGCTCAACTCCGCGCTGACCTTCGACAACTTCGTCACCGGCAAATCGAATCAGCTCGCGCGCGCCGCGGCGATTCAGGTCGCCAACAATCCGGGCACCTCGTACAACCCGCTGTTCCTCTATGGCGGCGTGGGGCTGGGCAAGACCCACGTGATCCACGCCATCGGCAATCAGTTGCTGCAGGAAAAGCAGAACCCGCGCATTCGCTACATCCACGCCGAGCAGTACGTCTCCGACGTCGTCAAGGCGTATCAGCGCAAGGCGTTCGACGAATTCAAGCGCTACTACCACTCGCTTGACCTGCTGCTGATCGACGACATCCAGTTCTTCTCGGGCAAGAACCGCACCCAGGAAGAATTCTTCTACGCGTTCGAGGCGCTGATCGCCAACCGCGCGCAGGTCATCATCACCAGCGACACCTATCCGAAGGAAATCACCGGTATCGACGACCGCCTGATCTCCCGCTTCGACTCCGGCCTGACCGTGGCCATCGAGCCGCCCGAGCTCGAAATGCGCGTGGCCATCCTGATCAAGAAGGCACAGGCCGAGGGCGTCGCGCTCTCGGAAGACGTCGCCTTCTTCGTCGGCAAGCACCTGCGCTCGAACGTGCGCGAACTCGAAGGCGCGCTGCGCAAGATCCTGGCCTACTCGAAATTCCACGGCCGCGAGATCACCATCGAGCTCACCAAGGAGGCGCTCAAAGACCTCCTGACCGTGCAAAACCGGCAGATCTCGGTCGAAAACATCCAGAAAACCGTGGCCGACTTCTACAACATCAAAGTCGCCGACATGTACTCGAAAAAGCGGCCGGCCAACATCGCCCGGCCGCGCCAGATCGCCATGTATCTGGCCAAGGAACTGACGCAAAAGAGCCTGCCGGAGATCGGCGAGCTGTTCGGCGGGCGGGACCACACCACCGTCCTGCACGCGGTGCGCAAAATGGCCGAGGCGCGCGGCAAGGACGCGCAGCTCAACCACGAATTGCACGTATTGGAGCAGACCTTGAAGGGATGA
- the rpmH gene encoding 50S ribosomal protein L34 yields the protein MKRTYQPSVTRRKRTHGFLVRMKTRGGRKVISARRAKGRKRLAV from the coding sequence ATGAAACGTACTTATCAGCCTTCCGTCACGCGTCGCAAGCGTACCCACGGTTTCCTGGTCCGCATGAAAACCCGTGGCGGGCGCAAGGTCATCAGCGCGCGTCGCGCCAAAGGCCGTAAGCGCCTGGCTGTTTAA
- the rnpA gene encoding ribonuclease P protein component, whose translation MKTSAGFPKAARLLKTDEFSSVFSLRPWRRSLHFVLYMRQREAPGPDGDRARLGVVVGRRHAPHAVTRNLIKRAARDLFRLRQSGLAGWDLVLRLQRRFEPTEFRAASSAALRTACRAELASLFEAAAARAARGTAPAEAGGPPSKSSTPPTRPD comes from the coding sequence TTGAAAACCTCCGCCGGCTTTCCGAAAGCTGCGCGGCTTCTGAAAACGGATGAATTTTCATCCGTTTTTAGTTTGCGGCCCTGGCGCCGGAGCTTGCATTTCGTGCTGTACATGCGTCAGCGCGAAGCGCCGGGGCCCGACGGCGACCGCGCTCGTCTGGGGGTCGTGGTCGGCCGGCGCCACGCGCCGCATGCGGTGACCCGCAATCTGATCAAGCGCGCGGCGCGAGACCTGTTTCGGCTGCGTCAATCCGGTTTGGCCGGCTGGGATCTTGTGCTACGCTTGCAACGCCGTTTTGAGCCTACGGAATTTCGCGCCGCCTCGTCGGCCGCGCTCAGGACGGCCTGCCGGGCTGAATTGGCGTCGCTTTTCGAGGCCGCCGCAGCCCGCGCGGCGCGCGGCACCGCCCCAGCCGAGGCTGGCGGCCCTCCGAGCAAATCCAGCACTCCCCCGACACGGCCGGATTGA
- the yidD gene encoding membrane protein insertion efficiency factor YidD: MRTLLLLLLRFYKLAISPWLGDRCRFYPSCSDYAREAIETHGPARGTYLAACRLCRCHPFHPGGCDPVPPPRQAKNAAPRSSTTSDPKHGSHRLPHRFF; this comes from the coding sequence ATGCGAACCCTATTGCTGTTGCTTTTGCGATTCTACAAGCTGGCCATCAGCCCCTGGCTGGGTGACCGGTGCCGCTTTTATCCGAGCTGCTCGGATTACGCGCGCGAAGCGATCGAGACGCACGGCCCGGCACGGGGAACCTATCTCGCGGCGTGCCGTCTGTGCCGCTGTCATCCGTTTCACCCGGGCGGATGCGACCCTGTTCCGCCCCCTCGTCAAGCGAAAAACGCCGCGCCGCGCAGCAGCACGACGTCGGATCCGAAGCACGGCTCGCACCGTCTTCCCCACCGCTTTTTCTGA
- the yidC gene encoding membrane protein insertase YidC: protein MDIKRTVLWVIFALSLVMLFDNWQRFHGHPSIFFPTMQDTASSSSAPGGASGANAANGANALPQAGTSTTAAAPGNAPATAAATHGQNLKIQTDLYDLNINTEGGTLTYLALRKWSDKTEPGKHVVLFDQSATHTYLARTGLIGGDFPNHNDIFTVEPGPLTMTGDTLNVRLDSPVKDGVKLVRTYTFKRGSYVIDVQNQVVNTGTKPVSPVLYMELVRDGSQIAGPKFSHSSFTGPAIYTNADKFQKVSFKDIGEDKAHYAKSADNGWIAMVQLYFASAWVPKQGSPRDYYMGKLGPDLYRVGMKEPLGTVAPGATETVDARLFAGPQEEHMLAQIAPGLDLLKDYGWFTILAKPLFWLLSKLHALIGNWGWAIIAVTVILKLVFFPLSAASYKSMARMKVITPRMQALRERHKGDPQKMNAALMELYKTEKVNPFGGCIPIVIQIPVFIALYWVLLSSVEMRGAPWLGWIHDLSAQDPYYILPVLMAVSMFIQTRLNPTPPDPVQAKMMMFMPLVFSFMFLFLPSGLVLYYVVNNILSIAQQWSINRMLGQHKTKKAT, encoded by the coding sequence ATGGACATCAAACGCACCGTACTCTGGGTCATTTTCGCGTTATCGCTGGTCATGTTGTTCGACAACTGGCAGCGCTTTCACGGGCACCCGTCGATTTTCTTCCCGACCATGCAGGACACCGCGTCGAGCTCGTCGGCGCCGGGCGGCGCATCCGGGGCCAACGCGGCCAATGGTGCCAACGCGCTGCCGCAGGCCGGCACTTCGACGACGGCTGCCGCGCCGGGCAATGCCCCGGCCACGGCTGCCGCGACGCATGGCCAGAATCTCAAGATCCAGACCGATCTGTACGATCTGAACATCAATACCGAGGGCGGCACGCTGACGTACCTGGCGCTGCGCAAGTGGTCGGACAAGACCGAGCCCGGCAAGCATGTGGTGTTGTTCGACCAGTCCGCCACGCATACGTATCTGGCGCGCACCGGCCTGATCGGCGGCGATTTCCCGAATCACAACGATATTTTCACGGTGGAACCCGGCCCGCTGACGATGACCGGCGACACGCTGAACGTGCGGCTCGATTCGCCCGTCAAGGATGGCGTGAAGCTGGTGCGCACGTATACGTTCAAGCGCGGCAGCTACGTGATCGACGTGCAGAACCAGGTCGTCAATACCGGTACGAAGCCGGTTAGCCCGGTGCTGTATATGGAACTGGTGCGCGACGGCTCGCAGATCGCCGGCCCGAAATTCTCGCACAGCTCGTTTACCGGACCGGCGATCTACACCAACGCCGACAAATTCCAGAAAGTGTCGTTCAAGGACATCGGCGAGGATAAGGCGCACTACGCGAAGAGCGCCGACAACGGCTGGATCGCGATGGTGCAGCTGTATTTTGCCTCGGCCTGGGTGCCGAAGCAGGGCTCGCCGCGTGACTACTATATGGGCAAGCTGGGCCCGGACCTGTATCGCGTCGGCATGAAGGAGCCACTGGGCACGGTGGCGCCGGGCGCGACCGAAACTGTCGACGCGCGCCTGTTCGCCGGCCCGCAGGAAGAGCACATGCTCGCGCAGATCGCGCCGGGCCTGGACCTGCTCAAAGACTACGGCTGGTTCACGATTCTCGCCAAGCCGCTGTTCTGGCTGCTCTCGAAGCTGCATGCGCTGATCGGCAACTGGGGTTGGGCGATCATCGCGGTGACGGTCATCCTGAAGCTGGTGTTCTTCCCGCTGTCGGCTGCCAGCTACAAGTCGATGGCGCGCATGAAGGTGATCACGCCGCGCATGCAGGCGCTTCGCGAGCGCCACAAGGGCGATCCGCAGAAGATGAATGCGGCGCTCATGGAGCTGTACAAGACCGAGAAGGTCAATCCGTTCGGCGGGTGTATCCCCATCGTGATCCAGATTCCGGTATTCATTGCGCTGTACTGGGTGCTGCTCTCGAGCGTGGAAATGCGCGGCGCGCCGTGGCTCGGCTGGATTCACGATCTGTCGGCGCAAGACCCGTATTACATTCTGCCGGTGCTGATGGCCGTGTCGATGTTCATCCAGACGCGCCTGAATCCGACGCCGCCCGATCCGGTGCAGGCCAAGATGATGATGTTCATGCCGCTGGTGTTCTCGTTCATGTTCCTGTTCCTGCCGTCGGGCCTGGTGCTGTATTACGTGGTCAACAACATTCTGTCGATCGCGCAGCAATGGTCGATCAACCGGATGCTGGGGCAACACAAGACGAAGAAGGCGACCTGA
- the mnmE gene encoding tRNA uridine-5-carboxymethylaminomethyl(34) synthesis GTPase MnmE — protein sequence MAPFNEPPIAAIATAPGRGGIGVVRVSLGRAGSAGAEALMHALCGRLLSPRHASFLPFLDAQGTPLDQGIALYFPGPNSYTGEDVLEFQGHGGPVVMQLLLQRCLDAGAGFGVRLAEPGEFTRRAFLNDKLDLAQAEAVADLIEASTEAAARSASRSLDGIFSREIHALVDALIQLRMLVEATLDFPEEEIDFLQRADALGQLARIQEKLAQVLADARQGALLREGLNVVLAGQPNVGKSSLLNALAGAELAIVTPIAGTTRDKVQQTIQIEGIPLHIIDTAGLRETQDEVEQIGVARSWHEIEKADVILHLLDAREGMTPADAEIAARFPAGIPVVRVLNKTDLTGQAPGVAAADAGTPLSLHLSAKAGQGIDLLRAELLKIAGWQAGHESVFLARERHLTALRQAREHLAVAAAHAAQNAQALDLFAEELRLAQEQLNSITGEFTPDDLLGVIFSRFCIGK from the coding sequence ATGGCTCCCTTCAACGAACCGCCGATTGCCGCCATTGCCACCGCCCCGGGCCGCGGCGGCATTGGCGTCGTGCGTGTCTCGCTCGGGCGTGCGGGCAGCGCCGGGGCCGAGGCGCTCATGCATGCGCTGTGCGGCCGCCTGCTGAGCCCGCGTCATGCGAGCTTTCTGCCGTTTCTCGATGCGCAGGGCACGCCGCTCGATCAGGGCATCGCGCTGTATTTTCCGGGGCCGAATTCGTATACCGGCGAAGATGTGCTCGAATTCCAGGGGCACGGCGGGCCGGTGGTGATGCAACTGCTGCTGCAGCGCTGCCTCGACGCCGGCGCCGGGTTTGGCGTGCGGCTGGCCGAGCCGGGCGAATTCACCCGGCGGGCCTTTCTGAACGACAAGCTCGATCTGGCGCAGGCCGAAGCCGTGGCCGACCTGATCGAGGCCAGCACCGAGGCAGCGGCGCGCTCGGCGAGCCGCTCGCTGGACGGCATCTTTTCGCGCGAGATCCATGCGCTGGTCGACGCGCTGATTCAATTGCGCATGCTGGTCGAGGCCACACTCGATTTTCCTGAAGAGGAAATCGACTTTCTCCAGCGCGCCGACGCCCTGGGCCAACTTGCGCGCATTCAGGAAAAGCTCGCGCAGGTGCTGGCCGATGCGCGGCAAGGTGCCCTGCTGCGCGAAGGCCTGAACGTGGTGCTGGCCGGCCAACCGAACGTGGGCAAGTCGTCGCTGCTCAATGCGCTGGCCGGTGCCGAACTGGCCATCGTCACGCCGATCGCCGGCACCACGCGCGACAAGGTGCAGCAGACCATTCAGATCGAGGGCATCCCGCTGCACATCATCGACACGGCCGGCCTGCGCGAGACGCAGGACGAGGTCGAGCAGATCGGCGTGGCGCGCAGCTGGCACGAAATCGAAAAGGCCGACGTGATTCTGCATCTGCTCGATGCGCGTGAGGGCATGACGCCGGCCGACGCCGAGATCGCCGCGCGTTTTCCGGCCGGCATTCCGGTCGTGCGGGTGCTCAACAAAACCGATCTCACCGGGCAAGCGCCTGGCGTCGCGGCGGCCGACGCCGGCACGCCGCTCTCGCTGCACCTCTCAGCCAAGGCCGGGCAGGGCATCGACCTGCTGCGCGCCGAGCTCCTGAAAATCGCCGGCTGGCAAGCCGGCCACGAAAGTGTCTTCCTCGCCCGCGAGCGCCATCTCACCGCGCTGCGTCAGGCACGCGAACACCTGGCCGTCGCCGCGGCTCACGCGGCGCAAAACGCCCAGGCGCTCGATTTGTTCGCGGAAGAATTACGCCTGGCCCAGGAGCAACTCAACAGCATTACCGGCGAATTCACGCCGGACGATTTGCTGGGCGTGATTTTCAGTCGGTTCTGTATCGGTAAATAA
- the thpR gene encoding RNA 2',3'-cyclic phosphodiesterase — translation MRLFFALWPNDDLRAALHNLAREAQIECGGRVMRAETLHLTLIFLGEVSPAALPALREIQRNTPLPPCSLTLDLLGYWPTNRIVWSGARSVPEELRATRARLLQQLRAHGHRLSGAGFHPHVTLLRHARRAPTELVRRTFIWPCSDYVLVHSITTPRGPIYRLLPDTLPIAPVTN, via the coding sequence ATGCGACTCTTTTTCGCCCTGTGGCCGAACGACGACTTGCGCGCCGCGCTGCATAACCTTGCGCGCGAGGCGCAAATCGAGTGTGGCGGACGCGTGATGCGCGCCGAAACGCTGCACCTGACGTTGATTTTTCTTGGCGAGGTCAGCCCCGCCGCGCTGCCCGCGTTGCGGGAAATTCAGCGCAATACGCCGCTGCCGCCCTGCTCGCTCACGCTCGATCTGCTCGGCTATTGGCCGACCAATCGAATCGTGTGGAGCGGCGCGCGCTCGGTGCCCGAGGAGTTGCGTGCGACGCGCGCGCGTTTGCTGCAGCAATTGCGCGCCCATGGCCATCGCCTCAGCGGCGCGGGCTTTCATCCGCATGTGACGCTGCTGCGGCATGCCCGCCGCGCGCCGACCGAGTTGGTGCGGCGCACCTTTATCTGGCCGTGCTCGGATTACGTCCTGGTTCATTCGATCACCACGCCGCGCGGACCCATCTACCGATTGCTGCCCGACACCTTGCCGATTGCTCCCGTGACGAACTGA
- a CDS encoding DHA2 family efflux MFS transporter permease subunit, translating into MSDVAMPTAGSSSPASPTRLQGGALALLTVGLALGTFMEVLDTSIANVAVPTIAGSLGVSNSEGTWVISSYAVAAAIAVPLTGWLARRVGEVRLFVSAVALFTLASMLCGLAPNMQTLVGFRLLQGLVSGPMVPLSQTILLRSFPEDKRGLALGLWAMTVIVAPIFGPVVGGWITDNYTWPWIFYINVPVGIFSFGTCLVLLRGQETKTEQLPIDLIGMALLAVGVGALQMMLDNGKDHDWFNSTFIVVLAVTSVICLSVLLIWEITSDKPIVDLTLFKDRNFALGVIVTSFGYMTFFASVVIFPLWLQTVMEYTAGQAGLATAPVGLLALILAPIVGKNMERLELRAVASFAFVVFAVVSFWNSGFALNMTFDQVIMPRLVQGIGIACFFVPITTITLSSIDDDHLAAAAGLSNFFRVLSGAIGTAVSTTLWDDRAIYHHSRLIESINVYSQQTNAFLDGLQHRLGLVGGQDIGMLNQLVTQHAYMLATNDIFYISGYVFVLLALLVWATKPKKGAKPAMGH; encoded by the coding sequence ATGTCCGATGTAGCCATGCCCACCGCTGGATCGTCGTCGCCTGCCTCGCCCACCCGCCTGCAAGGTGGCGCGCTGGCGTTGCTGACCGTCGGCCTGGCACTGGGCACCTTCATGGAAGTGCTCGACACGTCGATCGCCAACGTCGCCGTGCCGACCATCGCCGGGAGCCTGGGCGTGTCGAACAGCGAGGGAACCTGGGTCATCAGTTCCTACGCAGTGGCGGCCGCCATCGCCGTGCCGCTGACCGGCTGGCTGGCGCGCCGGGTGGGCGAGGTCAGGCTGTTCGTCTCGGCCGTCGCCCTGTTCACCCTCGCCTCGATGCTGTGCGGCCTGGCGCCGAACATGCAAACCCTGGTGGGGTTTCGACTGCTGCAGGGCCTGGTGTCGGGGCCGATGGTGCCGCTGTCGCAAACCATTTTGCTGCGCAGCTTTCCGGAGGACAAACGCGGCCTGGCGTTGGGGCTGTGGGCGATGACGGTGATCGTCGCGCCGATTTTCGGGCCGGTGGTCGGCGGCTGGATCACCGACAATTACACGTGGCCCTGGATCTTCTATATCAATGTGCCAGTCGGCATTTTCTCTTTCGGCACCTGCCTGGTGCTGCTGCGCGGCCAGGAGACGAAAACCGAACAGTTGCCGATCGATCTGATCGGCATGGCGCTACTGGCGGTTGGCGTGGGTGCGCTGCAAATGATGCTGGACAACGGCAAGGATCACGACTGGTTCAACTCCACGTTCATCGTCGTGCTCGCCGTGACCTCGGTGATCTGCCTGTCGGTGTTGCTGATCTGGGAGATCACATCCGATAAACCGATCGTCGATCTGACGCTGTTCAAGGACCGCAATTTCGCGCTCGGCGTGATCGTCACGTCGTTCGGCTATATGACGTTCTTTGCTTCGGTGGTGATTTTTCCGCTCTGGCTGCAAACGGTGATGGAGTACACCGCCGGCCAGGCGGGGCTGGCCACTGCGCCGGTGGGGCTGCTGGCGCTGATTCTGGCGCCGATCGTCGGCAAGAATATGGAGCGGCTCGAGCTGCGCGCGGTCGCCTCCTTCGCCTTTGTGGTTTTTGCAGTGGTGTCTTTCTGGAACTCCGGCTTCGCGCTGAACATGACGTTCGACCAGGTCATCATGCCGCGTCTGGTGCAGGGCATCGGCATTGCCTGTTTCTTCGTGCCGATAACGACCATTACGCTGTCGAGCATCGACGACGATCATCTGGCCGCCGCCGCCGGCCTGTCCAATTTTTTCCGCGTGCTGTCGGGCGCGATCGGCACCGCCGTGAGCACGACACTCTGGGATGATCGCGCGATCTATCACCATTCGCGGCTAATCGAGTCGATCAACGTCTATTCGCAGCAAACCAACGCGTTTCTCGATGGCTTGCAGCATCGCCTGGGATTGGTCGGCGGACAGGACATCGGCATGCTCAATCAGCTCGTCACCCAGCACGCCTACATGCTTGCCACCAACGATATCTTCTACATTTCCGGCTACGTGTTCGTGCTGCTGGCGTTGCTGGTGTGGGCGACCAAACCCAAAAAAGGCGCCAAGCCCGCAATGGGTCATTAA
- a CDS encoding DedA family protein/thiosulfate sulfurtransferase GlpE, whose translation MLGSLIARYGLILVFVNILLQTLGLPVPAYPTLLVTAADGTFGPALIVAVAVLAALIGDTVWFAAGRRYGHHILRFLCRLSLSQDTCVRRTEGFIERWGIKILMFAKFIPGLSTLALPMAAALGVRWRTFYLLDTIGAVLWSGVAVLLGRGFAREIGPLVVALNSLGQGALGLLAIVFVLYLGNRWLQRHRLLRSLRMARISVDDLYAMMEEGIEPVIIDVRLPTRRQLDPFTIPGALTITPERLASQLDTLPRDSKIILFCNCPNEVSAAIVARELAKHGFADVHPLLGGLDAWRAAGFSLQAAA comes from the coding sequence ATGTTAGGCAGTCTGATTGCCAGGTATGGGCTGATCCTGGTGTTCGTCAATATCCTCCTGCAAACCCTGGGTTTGCCGGTACCGGCGTATCCGACGCTGCTGGTGACGGCCGCTGACGGCACTTTTGGCCCGGCGCTGATCGTGGCCGTGGCGGTGCTCGCCGCGCTCATTGGCGATACCGTGTGGTTCGCGGCGGGTCGCCGCTACGGGCACCACATTCTGCGATTTCTGTGCCGCCTGTCGCTGTCCCAGGATACTTGCGTGCGCCGCACCGAGGGGTTCATCGAACGCTGGGGCATCAAGATCCTGATGTTTGCCAAGTTCATTCCCGGCCTGTCGACGCTGGCACTGCCGATGGCCGCCGCGCTCGGCGTGCGCTGGCGAACCTTTTATCTGCTCGACACGATCGGCGCGGTTTTATGGTCGGGGGTTGCGGTGCTGCTCGGCCGCGGCTTCGCGCGAGAGATCGGACCGCTGGTGGTCGCCCTGAATTCGCTCGGACAAGGCGCGCTGGGGCTGCTAGCGATCGTTTTCGTGCTCTATCTGGGCAACCGCTGGCTCCAGCGCCACCGGTTGCTGCGCTCGCTGCGCATGGCGCGCATCAGCGTCGACGACCTCTACGCGATGATGGAAGAAGGGATCGAGCCGGTCATTATCGATGTGCGCTTGCCGACGCGGCGCCAGCTCGATCCATTTACGATTCCGGGTGCCCTGACCATCACACCCGAGCGTCTGGCCAGCCAGCTCGACACCTTGCCGCGCGACAGCAAAATCATTTTGTTCTGCAACTGCCCCAACGAAGTCTCGGCGGCAATCGTCGCGCGTGAGCTTGCCAAGCATGGCTTTGCCGACGTGCATCCGCTGCTGGGCGGCCTGGACGCCTGGCGCGCGGCGGGCTTTTCACTGCAGGCGGCGGCGTGA